In Pedobacter sp. SL55, the following proteins share a genomic window:
- a CDS encoding calcineurin-like phosphoesterase family protein — MNRRIFLERFGLLATGMVVSLKSNAFNSLTNGGAITGKVSDGKNPIANAVLSDGFAVVKTDSNGRYSITLNEKSEFLFLSTPSGYDFKTDFGSVNRQYQTLGARNEIDFTLKKLKQDDNKHHFIIWADPQVKNKQDVAQMMETSVPDVKRLLKDLGSKALVHGIGVGDLVWDALPLFDDYNKAVELMGIPFFQCLGNHDMDYRQGGDETSDRTFKKYYGPTYYSFNRGKAHYIVLDDVRYLGEDRKYDGYISEEQLAWMEKDLQHVPKDNLVIINAHIPIHNGVKNNTAFYDLLRSFTNVHVMSGHTHYNVNVIKEGVFEHNHGAVCGAWWTGPICSDGAPRGYGVYEVTGTQLKWYYKGTGLDRKHQVSLDIEKLTGNNRIIANVWNYDPKWKVECFLDGKLTEMEKMKGFDPEAVRLYKGDKLPQPRAFAEPTRTEHLFMVHCSSSVKVVKVVATDRFGEQFTAEKKLS, encoded by the coding sequence ATGAACCGTAGAATATTTTTAGAAAGATTTGGATTGTTGGCTACCGGAATGGTAGTTAGCCTAAAATCCAATGCCTTCAATAGTTTAACAAATGGAGGAGCAATTACAGGAAAAGTTAGCGACGGTAAAAATCCAATTGCCAACGCTGTGCTTTCTGATGGATTTGCTGTAGTAAAGACAGATTCCAATGGTCGTTACTCCATTACGCTAAATGAAAAATCTGAGTTTTTGTTTTTAAGTACCCCATCTGGCTACGATTTTAAAACAGATTTTGGCAGCGTAAACAGACAGTATCAAACTTTAGGTGCACGTAATGAAATTGATTTTACCTTAAAGAAGTTAAAGCAGGACGACAATAAACATCACTTTATCATTTGGGCAGATCCACAAGTGAAGAATAAGCAAGATGTAGCGCAAATGATGGAAACATCGGTACCAGATGTAAAACGCTTATTGAAAGATTTAGGTTCGAAAGCTTTGGTACACGGTATTGGTGTGGGCGATTTAGTTTGGGATGCACTGCCATTATTCGATGACTACAACAAAGCCGTAGAACTGATGGGAATTCCGTTTTTCCAATGTTTGGGTAACCACGATATGGATTATCGCCAGGGTGGAGACGAAACATCAGACCGAACTTTTAAAAAATATTACGGGCCAACTTATTATTCTTTTAACCGTGGCAAAGCGCATTATATTGTGCTAGATGATGTAAGGTATTTGGGCGAAGACAGAAAGTACGATGGTTACATTAGCGAAGAGCAATTGGCGTGGATGGAAAAAGATTTACAACATGTGCCAAAAGATAATTTGGTAATTATTAATGCACACATTCCTATTCATAATGGGGTAAAAAATAATACGGCCTTTTACGACCTTTTACGAAGTTTTACTAACGTACATGTAATGTCTGGCCATACACATTATAATGTTAATGTAATTAAGGAAGGCGTGTTCGAACATAACCACGGTGCAGTTTGTGGCGCTTGGTGGACTGGCCCAATTTGTAGCGATGGCGCACCTCGTGGTTACGGCGTTTACGAAGTAACAGGGACGCAATTAAAATGGTATTACAAAGGTACGGGCTTAGACAGGAAGCACCAAGTGAGTTTAGATATAGAAAAACTTACTGGGAATAACCGTATCATTGCCAACGTTTGGAACTATGACCCCAAGTGGAAAGTAGAATGTTTTTTAGATGGTAAGTTAACCGAAATGGAAAAAATGAAAGGTTTTGATCCTGAAGCGGTACGTTTGTACAAGGGCGATAAACTACCTCAGCCCCGTGCATTTGCCGAGCCTACCCGTACCGAACATTTATTTATGGTACATTGCAGTTCATCGGTTAAGGTGGTAAAAGTGGTAGCTACCGATCGTTTTGGCGAGCAATTTACAGCAGAGAAAAAACTCTCTTAA
- a CDS encoding glycerophosphodiester phosphodiesterase family protein: MNKLIYPLGILLFGISACSVNKNTKLNEVEFPKFSAEAHRGGRGLVPENTILAMKDAMSYPAVTTLEMDTHITKDGKVVVTHDDYLSPGFMLTPTGEEIPVSDAKKYNVFKMDYEQLKTFDIGTKPNKDFPQQRKVKTYIPLLADLIDTVQNQIKTNGKKQYFYNIETKCSAKGDGVTNPTPDVFVKLLIDVIKNKKIEQYVVIQSFDKRTIQIINKEYPHIKTSFLVSNKKSYEENIADLGYKPFIISPAYKMVDAVFIKKAHADGVKVIPWTVNTAKEIASLKALGVDGIITDYTNLL, translated from the coding sequence ATGAATAAATTAATTTACCCGTTAGGGATTTTGCTTTTTGGAATAAGCGCTTGCTCGGTTAATAAAAATACAAAATTAAATGAAGTAGAATTTCCAAAATTTAGTGCCGAAGCGCATCGTGGCGGTAGGGGATTAGTGCCCGAGAACACCATTTTGGCCATGAAAGATGCCATGTCTTACCCAGCGGTAACTACTTTGGAGATGGATACGCACATTACAAAAGATGGTAAAGTGGTAGTTACTCACGATGATTACCTTAGTCCGGGGTTTATGCTTACGCCAACTGGCGAAGAAATTCCCGTTTCGGATGCCAAAAAATACAATGTGTTCAAAATGGACTATGAGCAGTTAAAAACTTTTGATATTGGCACAAAACCTAACAAAGATTTTCCACAGCAACGTAAAGTAAAAACCTACATTCCACTATTGGCAGATTTAATTGATACCGTACAAAACCAAATTAAAACAAACGGTAAAAAGCAATATTTCTATAATATCGAAACTAAATGTAGTGCCAAAGGCGATGGAGTAACCAACCCTACACCAGATGTGTTTGTGAAATTGTTAATAGATGTGATTAAGAATAAAAAGATAGAGCAATATGTAGTAATCCAATCTTTTGATAAACGCACAATTCAAATCATCAATAAAGAATATCCGCATATTAAAACCTCTTTTTTAGTAAGCAATAAGAAATCTTATGAAGAAAACATAGCCGATTTGGGTTATAAGCCGTTTATCATCAGCCCTGCTTATAAAATGGTAGATGCTGTTTTTATCAAAAAGGCTCACGCAGATGGCGTAAAAGTAATTCCGTGGACAGTGAACACCGCCAAAGAAATTGCATCGTTAAAAGCTTTGGGTGTAGATGGTATCATTACCGATTATACAAATTTATTATAA
- the glpT gene encoding glycerol-3-phosphate transporter, giving the protein MGFNLFPKPAPHKPLLPESTVKSIYSKERIKVFIGIFVGYAAYYFVRKNFSFAVPELQKLGFSKGELGLAASALSIAYGFSKFLMGNISDRSNARYFLSIGLVLSAFTMIFMGFVPFATSSIAVMFALLFINGWFQGMGWPPCGRVVAHWFSVRERGRAMSIWNLAHNIGGFLVGPLTVLGFELFAGYQAMLYFPGLVAILFAIVAFALVRDTPQSVGLPPIEVYNNDYPKSYDAKTQEQEFSAKEIFLQYVLNNRLLWYIAIANAFVYLVRNGIINWAPTFLQEVSGFDKTQAAFASGGYELAAIPGTLLCGLMSDKFFKGRRAPVTIIYMAMTLISVLLYWKNPGGNAFVQSVALWAIGFFIYGPVMLIGVQAIDLVPKKAAGTAAGLTGLFGYFIGDLLANAALGRLVDKQGWDASFIVIIISCLLAIFFTSFTWNREKKNLSNLTPLSH; this is encoded by the coding sequence ATGGGATTTAACCTATTTCCAAAACCAGCACCGCACAAACCTTTATTGCCCGAAAGCACCGTAAAATCTATCTATAGTAAAGAAAGGATCAAAGTTTTTATAGGCATTTTTGTAGGTTACGCGGCTTACTACTTTGTTCGTAAAAATTTCTCTTTTGCCGTTCCCGAATTGCAAAAATTAGGGTTTAGCAAAGGCGAGTTAGGCTTAGCTGCTTCGGCACTTTCTATAGCTTATGGTTTTAGCAAGTTTTTAATGGGCAATATTTCTGATAGGAGCAATGCAAGATATTTTCTTTCTATAGGTTTGGTGTTGTCTGCATTTACCATGATTTTTATGGGCTTTGTTCCGTTTGCAACATCATCTATTGCCGTGATGTTTGCTTTGTTGTTTATCAACGGATGGTTTCAGGGTATGGGTTGGCCGCCGTGTGGCAGAGTAGTGGCCCATTGGTTTTCGGTTAGAGAAAGAGGTAGAGCAATGTCTATTTGGAATTTAGCACATAACATTGGCGGTTTTTTAGTCGGCCCATTAACCGTTTTAGGTTTTGAGTTGTTTGCTGGTTACCAAGCTATGTTGTATTTTCCGGGGTTGGTGGCTATATTGTTTGCTATAGTGGCATTTGCTTTGGTTAGAGATACGCCCCAATCGGTAGGTTTGCCGCCTATAGAAGTTTACAATAACGATTATCCTAAAAGCTACGATGCTAAAACTCAAGAACAAGAATTTTCTGCAAAGGAAATTTTCTTGCAATATGTATTAAATAACCGCTTGTTGTGGTATATCGCCATAGCTAACGCGTTCGTATATCTCGTAAGAAACGGAATTATCAACTGGGCACCAACTTTTCTACAAGAGGTAAGTGGTTTCGATAAAACTCAAGCTGCATTTGCCTCTGGTGGTTACGAATTGGCTGCTATACCAGGTACTTTACTTTGTGGTTTAATGAGCGATAAATTCTTTAAAGGTCGCAGAGCACCAGTAACCATTATCTATATGGCTATGACTTTAATTTCGGTGCTGTTGTACTGGAAAAATCCGGGAGGAAATGCCTTTGTGCAAAGTGTTGCGCTTTGGGCAATTGGTTTCTTTATTTATGGCCCAGTAATGCTAATTGGCGTACAGGCTATAGATTTAGTACCTAAAAAAGCCGCTGGAACGGCCGCTGGCTTAACTGGGCTGTTTGGGTATTTTATTGGCGATCTCTTAGCAAATGCTGCATTGGGTAGGCTGGTAGATAAGCAAGGCTGGGATGCAAGCTTTATTGTAATTATTATATCTTGCTTGCTGGCTATCTTTTTTACCTCATTTACATGGAATAGAGAAAAGAAAAATTTGAGTAATTTAACACCACTTTCTCACTAA
- a CDS encoding GDSL-type esterase/lipase family protein, whose protein sequence is MKTIINSLLLILIFACFIQVNAQTKPYDSTYRPGKYKELVAKFNAEPINKKDYIFLGNSITAGTDWGKLLNLPKAKNRGISGDITFGVLERLQEVIDRKPAKVFILIGINDISRNIPDSLILRNYKTMIERIRKGSKKTQIYFYTLLPVNASFEKFKNHYGKDEHILYLNDEIRKFTAKKVTVIDLYPHFLDGDKKLRAELTKDGLHLIPAGYEVWKEVLEKGGYLK, encoded by the coding sequence ATGAAGACAATAATAAATAGCCTGTTATTGATATTGATTTTTGCTTGTTTTATACAGGTAAACGCACAAACTAAACCTTATGATAGCACTTACCGTCCGGGTAAGTATAAAGAATTGGTGGCTAAGTTTAATGCCGAGCCAATTAATAAAAAAGATTATATCTTCTTGGGTAACAGCATTACCGCTGGTACAGATTGGGGCAAGTTGCTTAATTTACCTAAAGCTAAAAACAGAGGGATTTCTGGCGATATCACTTTTGGGGTATTAGAGCGTTTGCAAGAAGTGATAGATAGAAAGCCGGCAAAAGTTTTCATCTTAATCGGTATCAATGATATCTCTAGAAATATTCCTGATAGTTTAATTCTAAGAAACTACAAGACCATGATAGAGCGAATTAGAAAGGGCTCTAAAAAAACACAAATTTACTTCTATACTTTGTTGCCGGTAAACGCTTCGTTCGAAAAGTTTAAAAATCATTACGGTAAAGACGAACATATTCTTTATCTAAACGATGAAATTAGAAAGTTTACAGCCAAGAAGGTAACGGTTATAGATTTGTACCCTCATTTCTTAGATGGCGACAAAAAACTTAGAGCAGAACTAACCAAAGATGGTTTGCATTTAATTCCTGCTGGATATGAGGTTTGGAAAGAGGTGTTGGAAAAAGGTGGGTATTTGAAATAG